Within the Paramormyrops kingsleyae isolate MSU_618 chromosome 2, PKINGS_0.4, whole genome shotgun sequence genome, the region TACATATGAAGGGAACACCAATGACATCCGACTGGCTGACAAGGGTGGTGAGTATCATGGTTCAGAGACAAGAATTACCTTGAGACTCTTAGTGGAACTGTAACTTGTGTTTgtgtaaaaatgtatatattttggTTTCATTCCAATGAGTTACAGTAGTTTTGGTGATTCATAAACTGTGGTTGTAAGTATAATCTATTGAATCTTTACACACCAGCCCAGTGATTGAATGTACTGTATGTCCATATACACTGATGAGAAGGCCGACTCCCATTTTGACTACCCCTTCCCTTCTTTGCCTTGTTTGTTCTTCCAAAGTCTTGTGGGGCGCAACCATTTTTGGAAGCCGCCTGAACATTACCAGTCATGCAGTGGTACTAGCTGGCAAACTGGATGTGGTGAAGCTAATATCATTCCTGCCTGATGACAATAAcactttttaaattctttttgtGCTAATGAGGGACCCCGGTAGCAGTGATTTTGCTTATCCCAGATTATTGAGGATGAGGTTAGACTAATTTAATGAGATCAATTGGCTGGATGCAGGTGAGGTTCTGCTGTTAAGTTTTATTTGTTCAGTGAACTACAtacctttgtctccattcctaTAGTttagtgtttctcaacccagtctgCAGGGATCCCCAGACAATTTACACCTTTCCTCCTTCCCAGCTCTCAGTATTGATGGGCAATATGGACTTAAAATTTTATCACGATATTTTCTGGTATTGTGATAGCGAtatgaatgacaataaaaaacACCATTACAGTTCAGCACTCTTATTACTTGACCTTGCGGTCTCCTACTCACGCATCTTCTAACTTTCCCCATATTCAGGTTTGTGTTTGAGGTGGCTTTTGTTTTTGCAAACTTTGCATATTTCAGTCCTTTGCCCTGCGTCAGATTTTCTGTAACCAAACCAGTTCCAGGTGATCGAGGTAGCTCCTTTTTTTTAGCAATTAACTCTTCCTAGGCTACTAAAACTACTCCACCTTTCACCATGCTCGTTACAGTGGACCAGGCTGTGagtacatcacacacacatatacctCATCAACTACAGTTTATTGTTATTAACACAGGATTATTATTACAGTGGGGAATTTTTTTCCCGGTATATTGAAAATCATACAATATTGCCCATCCCTAGCTCCCAGCACGCCTTAACCAGACAGTTTAGCAATCAAGAACCCTGAACACTtggtacaggtgttttgggggcgggggagagaggaaaaatgtggactgctgGAGGTTCCTGAGGACTGGCTTAATACATTCTGGTATAGATAACTTTTGCTTTTCACCATAATTTTGCATGGACAGGAATGCATGAGCAAGTTGCGGTGCAATTGCATTGATTATTGGTGACCTTCAGAACATCCTATTGTTGTTTGCCAAGGCAACACTACTCATGTCAACACATCCATGCACAGCTTTTTTGTTAGATGTTTGCAGCATTGGACGTGACAGGAGGGGCTCAGTCTGTTTCATCATCAGAAAGTTATCTGCAGTTGGACTGTAATTCAGGTTCAGTTGTGAATTAACCATCTGAGAAAGACGTGTAAAATACCGCTGGCGTTAGAAGCTGGGTGTTGTTGTGTCGGCAGGTTTGCCCTGCAAAGGACTTTTATCAGCTTTTATGTGATATGAAGTATTCAGCTGCCTTCCAGTTAACCACAGTAGTTTTAACATTCCAGAccctttttttaaaatcaatgcCTAGTTGATCAGAACCTGGTGTCTGGTTTTCATCATTTCTCCCTCTGTGTGAGTTCTTTAAGGCCTCACTTTAGTGAGCATACATacgtttgtgtatgtgtgtcctcTGTGTTGATAGAGCTCATGATCTGTTGTAGATGGGGGTCTGGAGGAGCTGTTTGAGGAGCTAAACAGTGGGAAGGTGATGTACGCGTTCTGCCGCGTCCAGGACCCCAACTCCGGTCTGCCCAAATATGTGCTCATCAACTGGGTGGGTAATTAGAGTTGCATGTCGTTAGCACAAAgtatgctgcattccatttgaactGGGAAGCCGGAATGTCCGAGTTCCTAGTCAGAAATTTCATGcctttaattaatttaaattaatgccttgttatcaactggtattgctaacaatggctgcCAATAAACCTGTCTAGAACTGGGgtctgtttcagaaagcaggatttcttgcttagcagTATAATCTGtctgatttaaggtagtctgggcttaaatgtaagtgaacaaacaTAAAGGCCATTtcaactggggtaccttaaatccgacaagttatctggctaagcaagaaatcctgcttttggAAATGGGTTCCTGGTGTTGCCAAATGCCTTTCCGACTTGTACTGAAATGCAGTTACCTCGGGCGTGACATCATTCCCAGCTCCGATTTCCGACctctgaggtaaatggaacgcaaCATGAGCTCAGAACTTTTCACTTTACCTTTTCCTTATCTTGAAAAAGTATGaaacatttatgtaaaaatTTGACTCAATAAAAAGGGCCCTTGCTTCTGTGATTTTTCTTGCAGACTGGGGAAGGGGTTAGTGATGTTCGGAAGGGACTGTGTGCCAACCACGTCAGCTCCATGGCCAATTTTTTAAAGGTGAGTGCTGGCTGCTCCTCtgagctgctttttttttttacccttaaATGGTCAAGTGTTGGAAAGGTCGCGCTAAGCTGACTGCGTCAGTACAATCTCAGTTCATAAGCAGCTTCCCTCACGCTAGTTTTTTGTGAGTGTGTTGGCACCATTCTTgcattgtattttaaataaaagtaataatgtGAATGACCAAGTTGTACAAGCTAATTTCAGCAACCTATGGCAGAGAacctaaataaatgtaaatattaaacgTTTTGGATCGATATTCAGATCTAGATTCAGATTCTGATCTAGAGGCTTTGCCCTTTACTCCTGAGCTCACTCTCTCTTTATCTACATGAAAATGACAAGCGTACATAGTTATCATCTAGGGCAAGTGCTGCTGTGTTGGTTCATTACTTTCACTTCCTCAAATGATTTCGGtgcctttttattgttttttttttttttttttttttttttttacacatccCGTGGATATGGCAAACTCACTATTTCACATGTTATTTTGTACCTTTTTTGCCATTTGTAGTTTTTAgaataaatgaaaaaagaatTACATTCATTTGTTTATAGCAAATGGATGTCCTAAGGGATATACACGTGAGGATCAGAGGGGAGGACCAGACAGTGTCCTTGCAGCTGATCTGATTAAGGGCCcttctcaagggcccagtggtgataCGATTACTCTGCCTGCAGTTGATAAATGGTTCGTTGAGTTGTGTTCTGAGATAAAGGCCATGATAACGGAATGGCTTTATGCTGAAGCAGTGTGTTGCATACGTCTGCCAAGTGACCTTTAATGTCCAGTTATTGTTTTTTCTCTGGAATTTTTGGGCCTTTTTGTCGTGGCCTGTGACGTGTGACCTGTAAATTCAGGAACTAATTTGCCAAAGCTACATCTTTTAAGACCATCAGAAGCAGCGTCTGATGCACATGGATGCTGTGGCTGGATCTTAGCCTAAGAGGCCTGCTTGAGGAGGGACTGGGAACGAGATGGTCTGAGAACGTCAGACTAAAGTAACACACCCTGTTAGCTTATTCCTTCTCCTGTGCGGCTCCATTTGTTTTACTTTCCATCACCCTGTCAAGGAGCGCACAGAATGTTTGCCTTTTACAGTAATTGCTCTGAAGTTAGTTGCATTGTCAAAGTCTCTGTTCTGAACTTTGCTACTTTGTGGCCACGTGACTGTTTCCCGACATCGTTCCAGGGGGCCCACGTGACCATCAACGCCCGAGCGGAGCAGGACGTGGAGCCCGAGGCCATCATGCAGAAGGTGGGCAAGGCCTCAGGAGCCAACTACAGCTTCCACAAGGAGTCCAGTCGCTTCCGTGATGCCGGCCCCCAGGGACCCGTGGTACGTCTGGCTGGATGAATCTTTTGTCATTTATTAACTTATCTTCCGGAGTGAATGTTTGGTTTAGGGAGCTGAAATTGCTGCCCTTTTACCCGGATTGTATTTCCCTGTGTTTTTGCTCTGTTAGTGCAAGTTTCCTCTAGCAataatgatactttattgatccctatgTGGAAATTCTCTCTTTGCCCACTCCATTATGTTCTCAGTGAGAGCGAAGGGGTTATGGGCTTTGTCACGGGACCACAGATGTGAttattctgctgaggccaggttcaaaccggcgaccttctgatcacaggcacagaagctGGGCCAAATGCCGCCCCCTTGAGACActcctctggtttcctcccacagtccaaaacataCAATTTAGCTGAATTGATCCAGTAATTGCCCAGAGTATGTCTGTGTACATGAgcgtgtgccctgcaatggactgacacTTCATTGAATACTCAGTATACTCCTGCTTTGTACCCTCTGCTTCTTGGGATAAACTGCAGACCCGTCACAACCCTCTAGTGCATAAATGTTTGGAattaggatggatggatacgtAACGATGCACATTCAGCTATTTTAAAGCCCATTAACTTTGAGTATGCCTTCAGTTGTACCTTTCGGGTGATTCCACTGCATCAGTACCATTTGCATGTTACAAATCTTCAAAactaaatttcatttaaaaccATCTTCCACTTAAAAACCTTATAAAACTAATTAAAAAGTTACCTCAAACTGACCAGTCCACATTTCGAATAGTTAAATATACAGCCAAGTAAAAAATGAAgaaaccacagcacaatttttcgtttcactcatttctcaatttatgggtgtgcatctgtgaataatcGCGGCATGTGGCCCAAGCAACtgtttaaatataatttgaaaatcATATCAACTAGTTCTTTTGTGTTCCCCTCAATAAAGTGTGTATTTGAAAGAAATTATTGGTTACATgttcaaaaaaatgtatttgtggtTCAAAAAATCACTATGTATGCATGCTAGTTGTACTTTTTTCCATAAGTAACAGGACAGAAAGTAACAGAACTGAGTTTTAATCTAAAATAAGCAAATTCATGAATCATAGCCACAAGTCATCAAAGCGAAGTGTGATAACGGAGTACATTCAAGTAACTTAGCaaacgtttttttttaataaataaatgaaatctaTTAAATCATTTGGGTGACAGGACTGAACGTTGAGTTCACAAGCCTCAGACATACTTAAAATGTCATCAGAAACGCAGGAAAGAAAGTGAGAGAGCATACTTTTGGTTTTCCTGTGGTCTTCAGGCAACTGAGATGGCGCAGGGTCCAGTTCAACATACCACTTACGGAATGTGCCAGATATTTTAGGGGCAGAAATGTGTTTGGGGTAACAGGACTGagtggaaaaaaatacacattttagttTGTCCAAGTTAAGTAGCATGTTATTGATTTGCTATaaggaaaatgtatttaaaacatACATGGGAAATATTGTCACACGACTATACAAAAAAGATTTCTGAAGGTTTTTAATCATTATATTTCATGGTGAAGTGTAGCATTAGTGAGCAGTGATCAGTgacaagcttttttttttttacagtgttttaGATAGTTTTCATTAATGTTTTGCATTATGCATGTTAATTTAGCAATGAGGACATTGTGGAGGACACTTTGCCTGGTAACATGTATTATAAAACTAGttttcatgcatatttattCATATAATGTCCTGGGGGCGCAAATGGCACTGATTGGGTGAAATGGCCCCTTTTACTTTCCAGAAATCAGATAAGGAACCTTTCATGATCGgtcactgtttgttttgtagACAAATCCGCGTGGCGTCTGGTTTCAGCCGGTTTTGTCCTCGTCGTTGAAAATGGAGCTGAGTTGAATCCACCGGCTTTGCAGGAGGCTAATTATTGTCTGGCAGCACTCAACGGGCAGCAAAATGCAGGTCCAGAGGAGAGTCGGGCCTGTTTACACAATGCTATCAGCTACTGGGCTGGCTCTGCCTTGGCAGAGGGTGCGGTGACTGTGTGCCAGTGTGACTTTGCAGTTGtttgtgtgcacgtgtgtgggGCGTGGCTTTGGTCTTGTGCTTTCCTGTCCATATACAAGAAGAATTTCATATAGAAAAGGTAAATATAAAGCGTAACTGTTCACATTCCCATTCCGCTTTCAAGAAATGCCTCAAGAAAAATCTGCTCCAGAAATACCTCTATCGGCCCATTCCACCCCATGTTTCCTGAATTCTCTCAGTGTTGCAATTTTTGCTGACTTGAATGCTTGTCTTATTAGGTTCCTGCTGCGTTTCAAAGTCGTTGTttagctcctgctccagtacTGATTACACTTAACTGGACATTCAAGAAATGCTTCATGGCTGCCAGATTGATGGCTGACCCTGTACTTACAGCTGTATCTGAgtgtgtatgtctcaaaggagagcaaaaCAGGATATATACGAAAACTGAACAATTCCTACATACCTGTGCTTGTATTtggcaaataaaacatttaatttaattttctttttcatttcattGGAAGTTCAGCCTAGCTGCATTTCTGCCTTTCTGAACAGCGTGTATGTTTGTATTGTGCTGTTTGTCTCAGTTGTGCATTGCTTTGGACAGAAGCAtctgtgaaataaaaataaatgtaaatgtatctgTTATGCTTGACAGGGTTAGTATTGCATTGCAGACTGCATCGTTAACCTGACCTTGTGGCAAAACCTGAGCACGTTGATGATACACTCAAGTCACTCATGAGAAATTTGATGCCTGCAGGGTTCTGTCTATCAGAAGACCAACGCCTTGTCTGAGATCAAAAGGACCAACAAGGACAATTTCTGGGCACAGGCTGAGGTAAGAGTGCATTATCAACGATAGTTTAACAGCTCGCTTGCAGGCGTGTAATGATTATGCATGCATGTTGTACATGAAGCACTTTTCCAGATATAACACATGTGCgtgtggcgggggaggggggggggggtgggggtggatgcCAGAGACTGTGCCTACAAATAGCATGAGGCAATCAAGTCACCTTTTGCTGTGAGTCAAAGAAGAGGCATCCACCATCTGCTCTTCAGAGAGACGAGGAGTCCCGGCGCCAGGAGGAGCGCAGGAAGGCACTGGAGGAGCGCCAAAGGCTGGAGCGTGAGCGCAAGGAGAGGGAGGCCCAAGAGGCTGCCCAGAGGGAGCAGAATTacaaggagagggcccagcaGATCGACCAGAAGAAGTGAGTCGGCGCCGGTCCAGAGAGGCCCTCGTGCTACCAGTGTGCATGACTGCTTGCATGTTTTCTACCTCTTATAAATGTAATTAGGTAATTAATTACTTCATTTTTGTCGTAATTTTGGTGAAATGTACAGCATGGCATGGTGGCTTACTGGGTAGCTCCGTCTGAGCTGGGAGCTCGATTCCCACCACTGGCTCCGAGCGTGTGGAGGTCGTACGTTCTTCACGGCTTACAcaggtttcctctaggtactcttgTTTTCTGCCGGAGTCCAGTGACGTGCTGATGATAAATCACACTAATAAAACAATTGCTACTGCTTCCAAGATGTTGAATAAGAGACGTAGTGTAGAATAATTCTGGGATGTAACTGCGTGCCTCTTATTTCTGCCTCTTTGTATCTGTGGGATGTAAGGAATTCTACTTAAAGGATGTAATCTCAGGAGGGCACCACTGTTGTTCGTTAAATGCAGCAGACTTAAAAGCAAAACTAAAGCTGGATAGGGCATGGAAGTGTGGAAAAGAAGCAAGCAATTGGAAAGAAGAGAAGTGGACCTGTCTGTGGCTTGGCGTGTTAGAATGTTGTACCCATGATCGGTCGGCCTCTGGTTCTGGTTCTGTGGTCAGCAGGGTGAATTTGCTCCAGGGACTTGCTGACCTTGCTCCTTCAAAAATGTgctttgctttggataaatgtcCGCTTAATAGGTTCAGTGTTTTTTGTGAAGTTGCCCGGAGAGAGCCGAGCTCATCCTTCCCTCTGGTTCTGCCAGGAGGTTCCAGCATCAGCAGGAAGCCGAAGGCcgagagaaggagagacagcGATGGGTGAGTGGCTGGCCGTGCCAGCACCCCTTTGTGGTTCTCCGTCTGCACCTACGTTTATGGAGAATGTGATGGGCGAGTCTCTGGTGGGGCTGTCCAGACCTCTGAAGAGCCGGACGTTGCCAAACAGCATCTGTTAATCGTCATACTGGGCACCCCTTGGACACATCCAGGCACGTGCATCCCTCGCACGTGTGCGTCCTGTAGGCGCCGTTGTTGACCCGCAGCGATGCTTTTAGGAGCAGCAGGAGGCGGAGCATGCGGCTGTACAGGAGAAGGTGCTGCGGCGCGGCCAGTCGGTGGAGACGGCCCATGTGAGTCTCCTCGCTATGGCCAGCGCTCTGCTTTAGTACCTCCACGCTTCCTCTTCTCTCATTTGTTGTCTATCTGTCTTTGGAGTAGAAGAACGTTTCTTTCACTCAAGTCGGTTGCCTTGCCTCCTCTTCTCTGCAATGTCTGGACCACCTTCACTTCAACTGTGTAGGGTCTACAGCTGCTTTTGATTCCTCTTTTAAACGTGCTCCTACAAACA harbors:
- the dbnlb gene encoding drebrin-like b isoform X4; protein product: MSVNLSKNGPALTAAYKEVVDEKSSTNWALFTYEGNTNDIRLADKGDGGLEELFEELNSGKVMYAFCRVQDPNSGLPKYVLINWTGEGVSDVRKGLCANHVSSMANFLKGAHVTINARAEQDVEPEAIMQKVGKASGANYSFHKESSRFRDAGPQGPVGSVYQKTNALSEIKRTNKDNFWAQAERDEESRRQEERRKALEERQRLERERKEREAQEAAQREQNYKERAQQIDQKKRFQHQQEAEGREKERQRWEAASVISQRAVNPREVFRQKERGMTPGERESSSSPQPEERRAPPEECSNQAATPAQQPCNDVAGKEMLYEESSLVDVQNSYAYEADEGGNRGICARALYDYQAADDTEISFDPDEIITGIEMIDEGWWRGYGPEGRFGMFPANYVELL
- the dbnlb gene encoding drebrin-like b isoform X2, whose translation is MSVNLSKNGPALTAAYKEVVDEKSSTNWALFTYEGNTNDIRLADKGDGGLEELFEELNSGKVMYAFCRVQDPNSGLPKYVLINWTGEGVSDVRKGLCANHVSSMANFLKGAHVTINARAEQDVEPEAIMQKVGKASGANYSFHKESSRFRDAGPQGPVGSVYQKTNALSEIKRTNKDNFWAQAERDEESRRQEERRKALEERQRLERERKEREAQEAAQREQNYKERAQQIDQKKRFQHQQEAEGREKERQRWEAASVISQRAVNPREVFRQKERGMTPGERESSSSPQPGRVQSPFLSRQFSDPEPPSSPLSQMSPSPVRSASPAYSAEERRAPPEECSNQAATPAQQPCNDVAGKEMLYEESSLVDVQNSYAYEADEGGNRGICARALYDYQAADDTEISFDPDEIITGIEMIDEGWWRGYGPEGRFGMFPANYVELL
- the dbnlb gene encoding drebrin-like b isoform X1, which encodes MSVNLSKNGPALTAAYKEVVDEKSSTNWALFTYEGNTNDIRLADKGDGGLEELFEELNSGKVMYAFCRVQDPNSGLPKYVLINWTGEGVSDVRKGLCANHVSSMANFLKGAHVTINARAEQDVEPEAIMQKVGKASGANYSFHKESSRFRDAGPQGPVGSVYQKTNALSEIKRTNKDNFWAQAERDEESRRQEERRKALEERQRLERERKEREAQEAAQREQNYKERAQQIDQKKRFQHQQEAEGREKERQRWEQQEAEHAAVQEKVLRRGQSVETAHEAASVISQRAVNPREVFRQKERGMTPGERESSSSPQPGRVQSPFLSRQFSDPEPPSSPLSQMSPSPVRSASPAYSAEERRAPPEECSNQAATPAQQPCNDVAGKEMLYEESSLVDVQNSYAYEADEGGNRGICARALYDYQAADDTEISFDPDEIITGIEMIDEGWWRGYGPEGRFGMFPANYVELL
- the dbnlb gene encoding drebrin-like b isoform X3; translation: MSVNLSKNGPALTAAYKEVVDEKSSTNWALFTYEGNTNDIRLADKGDGGLEELFEELNSGKVMYAFCRVQDPNSGLPKYVLINWTGEGVSDVRKGLCANHVSSMANFLKGAHVTINARAEQDVEPEAIMQKVGKASGANYSFHKESSRFRDAGPQGPVGSVYQKTNALSEIKRTNKDNFWAQAERDEESRRQEERRKALEERQRLERERKEREAQEAAQREQNYKERAQQIDQKKRFQHQQEAEGREKERQRWEQQEAEHAAVQEKVLRRGQSVETAHEAASVISQRAVNPREVFRQKERGMTPGERESSSSPQPEERRAPPEECSNQAATPAQQPCNDVAGKEMLYEESSLVDVQNSYAYEADEGGNRGICARALYDYQAADDTEISFDPDEIITGIEMIDEGWWRGYGPEGRFGMFPANYVELL